TATGCTAGAAGCGCACTGAGAACGAGTATTAGACAGCAGAAAATCCCAGAATCCAGTAGAGATTGTTTGTCGATGGGCTGAAAATGACACATACAAAGATAGGAGGTACACATTATATAAGGCATAAAACCATCAACGATCCAACATCCTGGATGGTGTGAAATTTAGCATTGTAAGATTTTTATGGAGTGGGTAAACTGGAAAAGGTCAAAAAGGGTACCGCAGATACAAGTACTTCAACAGCAGTTAAGAGGTTCGCACCAGGACTAAATCCCTCCTGCAGGAGGAGATCATGGATTAGAAACAGAGAAGAGAGGTTGACATGTCAAGATGCACAATATTCAGAATGGCAAACCTTGGTAACATCTGaaaagaaccttaatactttcTCTACATCCAATGACCTTGCCTTGCTGCCGATCTTCAATTTCTCAATATCTGTCACAAATGCTCTCCCAATGACAAAACAGAATATGTGTGTTTCTACTAACCTGCACtcaaaacaaatttttcaaaaatggaTGATGTTTTCAAGTCTGACCTACGAGCATAGAATACGAGGTAGAGAAGAAGACCCGCTAGACAGGTGAAGAACATACAGGTTTAGAAAAACGTATATCCCACCACATAAATTTGGTGCAAATGCTATTTTCACTTGAAAACAACAAACCCCACTTCAACATATATCCAACCAGAACGGTAAAAAGGAGTTAGGAAGAGCTTACATAGTAACTAACTGATCTACATTGGCATGCCGCTTCACTAATCTACAAAAGGTATCCACGGTCAGGTTTAAGGCGGCTTCCTTCTCCTGCATGACATACAAACAATTAGCACTCATGATTTACTAATCTTTAGTATACAGATCCAGTATAGATACAAGATCCCAAGATTGAAGGTAAGACAATCcggaaaaaaatgatttaactgAGTAAGGATAATCAAAAGTAAGAACCTTTTCAGAGCTTGAAGAACGGAACTCTTCCCATAATCTCTTGAAGTCCAGTTCCAACTCATGGTTATCTCTGCTTTCAAGAAGAGGATCAACAATTGTCTTACACCAAACAAAATTACAGAATCCAATTCATAAAACTGATTAAACTatttaaatccaaaaaaaaaatgtcaaaagaGAGCAGACTTTTGACTCTCAAATAAACAAATCTTAAacacaaaatctaaaaaagagAATACTCAGTTGATGTTGATCACTTATAAAGCAACCTAAAGCTATCATCGGGAACCACAACCACAACCAGATCAAGCAGAGAGGTAGAAAGAGTAGAGAGGATACCTCGAAGGAGACGACGAGCTGAAGTCAATGCGATTAGACGACGCGTCGGGGTGAGCAGAGGAAGGAGAGGCGGAGGAAGACGGCGGAGCAGATAGGTCAACGGCGGAGGAGTCGTCAGGGGATTGAGCTAAACCGACCTTCTCCTTGAAGTCCTTAAGCAATGTTGCCCATTTCATGGCTGTCCACTTTCATCCGACGGCGGCGACGACTAAACCAGATCCGAGTCGTCGATCGGAAAAAGGAACAAAATCAATCAACCCTAAATGCGATCAACTCGAAACTCTTCTCATCTCTCGAAAAGATGAAATTGAGCTAAGAAGTGCAATGTAGGGTTCCGTGTCGAGAAGAAAGATCTGGAGATTTGAATCGTGATGATGCAATTAAAATCCCTTTTCCCCCTATGAGCAAAAgcttaaaaaaaaacgatttcttattaattttttaattttgattagtGATTTAGATTTTCACAGATTAATCAAcccaaagagaagaagaagatcctctctttctttctttcgttatttattatttttttttttgtttgttcttgtgctgttttttttttttttttcttttcttttgtttgttgacGGCGTCTCTCCGCGCCTTGATTGTCGCTCAAGTCgtctcactttctctctctagacaCGATTTCGTttgttcctctctctctccttgttgtTGTTATTTCCAGCTTGATTTCGTTATTAGCCCTcgtatttttgttttatgttagTTTGATACCCATTATAATACTTCATTCCTATATTGACCCATaataatctaattaaaaattatgtataagACTCCCAAACCGATGGCGCAGACAAATCAGCCAAtgtataaggaaaaaaaaaataagacacTTGAATTTAAATACATTTGACAATTTATACGTGAAAGTAACATAAGTTGACTCGCTCAAAAGAATTTGAGTATAatcattatttaattttgttttatataattagatgtaTGAGTATATTATGTTTAATATGTAAAGTAAACTTATTCAACTACTTATGGATGGTAGACGTAATTGTTAACTTTGTTTTTATGCAGCTAACAGcgaaaacaatttaaatatatacttgAGACCTAAATTGTAAATATGAAGAAAAATAGGGACCAGCGAGAGGTCAAACATCAAAATCCTTTAGGTTCACGTCGAGCCCACCGGGGACGAGAATGACACGTGGTTGTCTAGGCTTGATGAGCAAATGCGAGACGTGATGAGGCCCTCCTCTTTGGAACAACACTTGTGAGTTGTTGTGACCAAAacttttagtgatttttttttgctatattaTTGTAGAAGTTTATTCTGATAAACTGTGAAGAACACTATTGTTATTAGGTCGTGGAGTTAATGTTTGTATAGTCAACTATTCAGTTTTGgaatatttcaaaactaaacaaaaaaagtcTACTTTTTGATTTGATGTATTTCCTTTGCTAAAGTTTGATTTGCTCTATATATAGTGTGTGTACTTTCAcctgttatattatatatattaaacttagGACCATTTTGCTTTCTTGAAAATATGGCTTACATGACACCGTCATAGCAGGTTGTGGCTTTAGgtgtttaaaaacaaaatgtagAGGTCACGTAGACTAAACAAGGCAAACAAGAAGTGGTGCATTTCATGGTAAATAGCCATAAAACAAATGTATAAAAAGGTTGGTggataaaaaaaagtatatatttgcAGAAATAAAAGCTAAACTAGGTCAAGAATTGTAATTTCGAGCACTTGATATTAAACAATATTGATAATTGTATTTTCATTTGTCTGATTCTAGCTTGCGATGTATATAAACAAGACAAATTGTGCGTGACGACCGACGGCTACAATCATGCCTCACGACATAAAAGAATAACCAAAAAACCCGACGAAAAACAGAAAAACTTATGATCGAAAAATCAATCATTTAATCATCTCAATGATTAATTCCTTATGAAttaggttgacaaaaaaaacttatgaattACGATTAAATTCTATATTAGGAACAATGGACCTGCTAATGTAAACCCAAGAAAGGACCTTCAATTATTAAGCCCGGTTTAAATAATTCATCACTGAGGCCCGTATAAGGCCCATAATAAGATGTCACAGAAAACACCAAATAAAAACAGTTAAAAAGGAAACTTTGGAGCCATCTAGAGATTTGTAGTAGATACGGTTTCCACCTTCACCGCTAACGTTTCATCATGTTATTATCACGCGTCTTCAAGAACGTTCCCTTCCTCTTCCCGCAACTGCTTTtataacttccaaaacccttaTCTTCTCTCGTAACAAGCAAATCTATACCTCTGACCCTCACGATCCAATATTCCCGCGTTTTTATTACATAATGCATAAGTGGAATCTTCCCTACCGCAAAGATGACGTGGAAAGCGGCGGCAACAGCGGCGAGAGACCTCTGTATCCGACGATGCTTGAGAGCCCCGAGCTCCGGTGGGGCTTCATCCGCAAGGTTTACTCCATAATCGCTTTTCAGCTTTTATTAACAATCGCCGTCGCCGCCACGGTTGTCACCGTACGTCCGATCGCCGTGTTCTTCTCCACCACTAGCGCCGGCCTTGCTCTCTGGATAGTTCTGATCATCACGCCTCTTCTAGGTAAAGCTTTGCTAACTCGAGTTTTTTCTTACTTTCGTTTGAGTTTGTGTCTGaaactgtttttgtttttgtttctgttacTGCAGTGTTGTGTCCTTTGTACTATTACCACCAGAAACATCCCGTGAACTACTTGCTTCTTGGTATTTTCACCGTGGCTCTCGCTTTCGCCGTCGGGCTATCATGTGCATTCACCAGCGGTAAATACATTCTTTACTTGTGACACACTCTACTCTTTTTGTTCGTTTCTTGCCTTTCACGTGACTCTGCTTAAACAACACGCTAACGactaaaaaatttaatgaaGTCTCCAACACATATCTGAGATGTCTTTTTCTAACTTTCCCGTTACTCAACGACACGTTAAGGAatactaaataacataaaaacaatttttactaaataacaaaaaaaaaaaaaaaatcggagaTGTAAAATAAAGTTGTGGCTACTGTAACTTTGTTTGTTGGAACAGGGAAAGTGATTCTTGAGTCAGCGATTCTAACAACAGTAGTGGTgctttccttaaccttctacaCCTTCTGGGCGGCAAAGAAAGGATATGACTTCAACTTCCTCGGCCCATTCTTGTTTGGTGCTATCATTGTTCTCATGATCTTTGCCCTTATTCAGGTAAACAATAACACATCTCATTCCTCTTACACTTGCTCTGTtttggttaaaaattatattgaatATATTAGTTTGATCTTTGGTTATGTGTTTGCTCAATGTTGTGTAGATATTTTTCCCGTTGGGACGGATCTCAGTGATGATCTACGGTTGCTTGGCATCTATAATATTCTGCGGCTACATAGTGTATGACACAGACAATCTCATCAAACGTTACAGTTACGATGAGTACATCTGGGCAGCGGTGTCGCTCTACTTGGACATCATCAACCTCTTCTTGTCTCTCCTCACCATTTTCAGAGCTGCCGAGAGTTAAATGACTTAAAACTTTAATATGTAAATCTCTAATACTACCAAAggtgttttgtttttgattcatgtatatataaaacttgaatTCACTTCCATTATTGTTGTTACGTTTTACTCCACAATTCAAAAACGATCAAGGAGATGGAGGCGGTTGCTGCACACACCCGCAAAACGCAAACCGCTTCTTGATCCTCTTCCTTCGCTCACCTCTCACTCCTCCATAGATATAATCCTTGAGAAGAGTCCTCGTTTTGCTATCCGACGTCTTAGCTTTAGCTCGAtcctctctttctccttctagcTTCAGCAACAGGAACTGCAACCTCTGTATCTCAAACTGCAACCTCCCAATCTTCTCCGAACCTCTCCTCGCTTGCTCCGATATCCTCCTCCTTCTGCTCCTCTCGTCCTCATCAAGATCCACTGAAGATTTGCTTCCGTCTGATATCTCAAACCCGCTTATGACTTTTGTTACTAGCTTCCTGTTGACGCTTAGAAGCTTCTCCAAGGCTTCCTCCGCTTCGTGGATCTGTCCCTTGACAGCTTCGTACTCGTCTTCTTTCCCTTTCTcgcttctctcctctctctccacTTTGCTTTTCAAATCCTCCACGGCTATGTGGAGATTCGAGAGCTTCTGTAGATCCGAGTGAAGCCTCTCAAGGACTTTCCTCTTGTTTACTTCTTTGTTTGGGTCAGTGAATCTGTCGGAGATCTCTAGTTTGTCCACAACCAGTGACTCTTCAGACAAGGACTTACCTGTCTGTACCTCAAAGCTGTGATCATCTTCTATCTTGAGAATGTCTCTCTTGCTAATCCCATACGATGAGCAATCAGAGACCTGGTCAAGTACGATATCTTTCGTGATCATTTCACTTTCATGGTTCTGTTTCCGGAGACTTCCACTTCTCCTTCTGCTTCTTCGGGCAGATGTTTTTAGTTCTTCCATTGCGAGCTTCTTGGTTAAGAAGGCCTCTTCAATAGCTTTGATTCTCAAACACATTTCTTCCAACTTTAAGAAGCCCTCCTTGTTATCCACCGTAGAAGCAGTGTCCTGGTGTGAGATAAGCACAAGAgatttcgaaattaacaaagAAACATATGAAACTAAGATGACTTAGGCCAACGATAAAGCTGTCTAAACGCTTTattaccatcaaataaaagtaTTTGGTTATTAGAAGCAGAGTTTTGATAAGGTAACATACCTTGGCTGGTTCATCCTCGAGTGCATGTGGCATGTCAATATGTTTTTCTAAAGAGTCCATGCTTTCCTTCAACAATATAATAGCTTGGAAGTATTTGCTCATAACATCTTCTTGTTCTTTGTTAGCATCCTCTAAGTTGTTCACTCTTCCTTTAAGTTGGTCAATCTCAACGTCTTTTCGTGTACATCTACTCTCAAGGTTATTGTAGGCTTCCGCTAACTCATGGACCAACCCTTCAAGCAATGTTTTATGAACAACTAAAATCTGCAAATCTCCAAACAATGTTGACGCTTGAGACTCCCATAGTTCAACATCCTTCTTCTCTTTGGAAAGCTCCTGGTTCAGCTGGTCAATCTCCACGTCTTTTAATGTGCATCTATTCTCAAGGTTATTATAAGCTTCCGCTAGCTCATAGGTCAAACTTTCCAATAATGTTTCCTGAACAGCTGAAATTTGCAAATCTCCAAACAATGTTGAAGCTTGAGACTCCCATAGTTCAACCTCATTCTTCTCTTTGCAAAGCTCCTGGTTCAGTTTTTCCTTCTCCGCTTTGATTCCGTCAAGTTCCATGAGTAAGTTCAACAAGTCAGCTTCCAGTTTCAGATTAGCTTCGTTTGCATGACCAGTCTTCTTAACCTGCTCTTCGTAATCTCCTTGGAGTTTCAGAACCTGCCtatctttatcttcttctatTGATTTAGTTTCCTTGTATCTACATTCTAAATCCTCCACTGCCTTGGATAGTTCAGATTTTTCACTCTTCACGATGGAGATCATCAGCATAGCTTCTAGAAGCTCTTTCTCCTTCTGAACCAACTCATCCTTCACATCAGCAATTTCATGTTCCAACTGATCATTGGCTGATCTGGCAGAGAGCAGCTCGGCGTCTGCTTTCTCTAGCAAACCTTCAAGCTGCAAGTTCTCAGTTTCTCTGGATGTTAACTTATCACCAACCTCCCTCACCTCTTCCTCCAGCCTGTCCAAATCCTCGTTTAGTTTCACCGCTTCTGAAAGTTTTTCCAAAACGAGATCCTCCAAGAGAATAATGAGATTGCTTTGGTATATAGTCTCGGAAAGAAGCAAAGAGATGTCCTCTTCTAGTTTACGTTTCTCCTCCTCTAACCGCAGTGTTGACTTTGTTAAGTATGTTTTCTCGTCCAACGTTTTGTGATTCTCTCCCTGCAAAGTGGCGTAGTCGTTTCGAAGTTGCAAGACTTGCCTGTGCACATCCTCAATTTCCACCTTCAATGCTTCTTCTCTGTTGACTCCTTGTTTAATTTTGGTGGTTAATTCTCCATTCATGTAGATAAGTTTCTGAGTCTCATCCCGAGAAAGCGAGAGCATGGAACGCTGAgattcaagttcttcttcaAGGAGTTTTTTCTCAGTTGCAATACAAACCACTTCTGATTTGAGTTGACAAAGAGATTCAACAAGGATGAGGTTCTTAATGGCAGACAGCATTTGCAAATCCTCATTTTCAACCTTCAAGACTTCTTCTCTTCTGACTCCTTGATTAACTTTTGTGGTCGATTTTTCAATCATGTGGCTAAGTTTTTTGGTCTCATCCTGTGAAAGCGAGAGCAGGTAAAGCTgagattcaagttcttcctcAAGGTTTTTCTTCTCAGTTGCAATACCAACTGCTTCTGATTTAAGTTGCTGAAGAAATTCAACAAGGACCAGGTTCTCAATGGCAGACTGCATGTGCATATCATCAACTTCAACCTTCAAGACTTCTTCTCTGTTAACTCCTTGGTTAACTTTTGTAGTCAATTCTTCAATCATGTGGCTAAGTTTTTTGGTCTCTTCCTGCGAAAACGATAGCAGGTAAAGCTGAGATTGAAGTTCTTGCTCAAGGGTTCTCTTCTCAGTTGCAATACCAACAGCATGTGACCGAATAAATTCAACAAGGACTAGGTTCTCAATAGCAGACAGCATTTGCAAATCCTCATTTTCCACCTTCAAGACTTCCTCTCTGTATACTCCTTGATTAACCTTTGTGGTCAATTCTTCAATCATGTGGCTAAGGTTCTTGGCCTCATCTCGCAACAACGATAGCTGGGAACTCTtagattcaagttcttcctcAAGGTTTTTCTTCTCAGCTGCAATGCTAACAGTTTCTGATTTATGTTGATGAAGGAATTCAACATGGACTAACTTCTCAATAGCTGACTGCCTATGCAAATCCTCAATTTCCACCTTCAAGACTTCTTCTCTGTTGATTCCTTGATTAACTTTTGTGGTTAATTCTCCATTCATGTGGCTAAGGTTCTTGGACTCATTCCTAGAAAAAGAGAGCTGGTCACGGTgagattcaagttcttcctcAAGGACACTCTTCTCAGTTGCAATACCAGCAGCTTCTGACCTAAGTTGCTGAAGAAATTCAACAAGGACAAGGTTCTCAATGGCAGAGTGCATGTGCATATCATCAACTTCAACCTTCAAGACTTCTTCTCTGTTGAATCCTTGATTAACTTTTGTAGTCAACTCTTCAATCATGTGGCTAAGTTTTTTGGTCTCACAAAGCTGAGATTGAAGTTCTTCCTCAAGGGCTCTCTTCTCAGCTGCAATACCAACAGCTTGTGACCGAAGAAATTCAACAAGGACTAGGTTCTCAATGGCAGACTGCCTGTGCAAATCATCAACTTCCACCTTCAAGACTTCTTCTCTGTCAACTCCTTGATTGACTTTTGTAGTCAATTCTTCAATCATGTGGCTAAGGTTCTTGGTCTCATCCCGCAAAAACGATAGCTGGTAACGCTgagattcaagttcttcctcAAGATTTTTCTTCTCAGTTGCAATACCAACAACTTCTGATTTAAGTTGATGAAGCAATTCAACAAGGACAAGGTTCTCAATAGCTGATTGCCTGTGCAAATCCTCAATTTCCACTTTCAAGATTTCTTCTCTGTTGACACCTTGATCAACTTCCACCTTCAAGACTTTTTCTCTGTTGACTCCTTGATTAATTTTTGTGGTCAATTCTCCAATCATGTAGGTAAGTTTTTTGGTCTCATCTCGCGAAAAAGAGAGCTGGTAACGATGAGACTCAAGTTCTTCCTCAAGGGTTTCCTTCTCAGTTGCAATGCCAACAGCTTCTGATTTAAGCTGCTTAATAAATTCAACAAGGACGAGGTTCTCAATGGCTGACTGCCTGTGCACATCCTCAACTTCCACCTTCAAGACTTCCTCTCTGTCAACTCCTTGATTAACCTTTGTGGTCAATTCTCCATTCATGTTGATAAGCTTCTGGATCTCATCCTGCAAAAGCAAGATCTGAGAACGCTCAGATTCAAGTTCCTTTTCAAGTACTTTCTTTCCTGTTGCAATACCAACAGCTTCTAATTTCAGCTGCCGAAGAAACTCAACAAGGACGAGGTTCTCAATAGTCCCCTGATGGTTTTCTCTCTGAATCTTCAAAAGcatagcttgcatctcaccaAGTCTACTCAATATCTCATGAATATTTTTCTGGTCTTGTGAGTTCTCATCACCGGAACCAAAACCTGGGATAATTTCAAGCTTCATTAATACCTGGTAGATCCCAGTTCTAAGTACTTTAATGCAATCAACCGAGGAATCAATCTGCACTTGTTTCCCAATATTTTCCTGTTCTAGTTCAGAaactagcttctccaacagatGAGCAGCTTGTTTGAGACTCTGATTCTCAGCAACGAGGGAGGAACTCTTCTCAAGCCACTCCTGCAAACATTTCTTCAGAACAATAATCTCAACGTGAGCGTCATGAGCTCTATCCAGTTCCTCTTGATACACTCTCTCCTGGCGTTGGATCTTTGATTTCATCCCATTCATCTGAGTCTCAGAGAGCTGCACAAAACTAGCATAGTCATGGTCCTTGGCATCTAGAGACACTCCCAGCTCTTCAATTTTCTGAAGGCAAGATTCCCTCTCGGCCGCTGATTCCAACACTTTCACATTCAACTCTGCCTGTTCTTTCTCCATATCTTCAATGCTTTTCCTCATTACATCCATATGAGCGAGTAAGCTTTCTCTTTCACCAACTAAACTGGACTTGTCATCACTCAGCAAGTGGCATGAGTCCTCTAGGCTTTTCAATTTTGACTTGAGTTCTTCAAGTTCTGCATTCGCATCAAAAAGAGAGTTCTCCAGTAACCTGTTTTCCTCAGAGAGTTTCTTGCTGTCTTCTGTAGCAATCTTCAAACGGGAAACCAACATGTTCTTCTCAGAGTGAAGCCCTGATTTCTCTTCTGCAAAAGCTTCCTCCAATGTCTTCAGCTTCCCTCTGATTGTTTCCAGCTCGGAGTTCAAATCTGATATGGACTTCTCCAGAAGAAGATTCTTCTCAACAAGCTCTTTCATCAATTCTAGCTTCTCAAGCAGGACCGTCTTTTCGATACTCTCTCTTTCCTTTGTTTCCTTCAGCTTTGAGTTCTCATCCTGCAGCTCCTTGATAGAAGATCCAAAGCCTTCTACCATGGACTGGTGTTTCTTTCCCATCTGGCTTAACTCCTCTTTAAGACAGTATATTTCTTGCTGCAAAGCATTCCTCTGGTCCACTCTCAATTCAACTTCCGCCTCAAGTTTCTGTATCGTCTCACGTAATCTTGAGACCTCCTCCTGCAAACTTATAATGGATGCAGCCGAAGCGAGATTGAGCTCACTGAGGCTTTTGTTCTCCTCTTTGGCTTCTTGGACTTCCTCTAATAAACCATTGTTA
This region of Brassica napus cultivar Da-Ae chromosome C5, Da-Ae, whole genome shotgun sequence genomic DNA includes:
- the LOC106400364 gene encoding protein LIFEGUARD 4; translated protein: MHKWNLPYRKDDVESGGNSGERPLYPTMLESPELRWGFIRKVYSIIAFQLLLTIAVAATVVTVRPIAVFFSTTSAGLALWIVLIITPLLVLCPLYYYHQKHPVNYLLLGIFTVALAFAVGLSCAFTSGKVILESAILTTVVVLSLTFYTFWAAKKGYDFNFLGPFLFGAIIVLMIFALIQIFFPLGRISVMIYGCLASIIFCGYIVYDTDNLIKRYSYDEYIWAAVSLYLDIINLFLSLLTIFRAAES
- the LOC106400363 gene encoding protein NETWORKED 1D; translated protein: MAAFGNANTKRYSWWWDSHISPKNSKWLQENLTDMDSKVKQMIKVIEEDADSFARRAEMYYKKRPELMKLVEEFYRAYRALAERYDHATRVIRHAQQTMAEAFPNQDPMLFGEESLVGPSTEEFDPQTPESYPPIRAPVYPSDLKKGALGISSSHMSTVKRNIAFMEDPQGLKIGKARKGLNFNDADGNGRNAKVLSESERASKAEAEIVALKDALAKVQAEKEANLAQFDQNLERLTNLESEVARAQEDSRCFNERATRAEAEVETLRETLSKLEVEKESSLLQYQQCLENIADMEERISLAQKEANERASQAEGEIIALKQSLVGSETDKEDALVQYHQSLETISNLEERLRKAEEDARLINQRAENADGEVESLKKKVSKLTQENEAYELQYQQCLETIADLKLKLFHAQEETQRLSREIEDGVAKLKFAEEKCVVLERSNQNLHSELDGLLEKLGNQSHELTEKQKEMGKLWTTVQEEHLRFVEAETAFQTLQQLHSQSQEELNTLALELQNRSQILKDLEERNNGLLEEVQEAKEENKSLSELNLASAASIISLQEEVSRLRETIQKLEAEVELRVDQRNALQQEIYCLKEELSQMGKKHQSMVEGFGSSIKELQDENSKLKETKERESIEKTVLLEKLELMKELVEKNLLLEKSISDLNSELETIRGKLKTLEEAFAEEKSGLHSEKNMLVSRLKIATEDSKKLSEENRLLENSLFDANAELEELKSKLKSLEDSCHLLSDDKSSLVGERESLLAHMDVMRKSIEDMEKEQAELNVKVLESAAERESCLQKIEELGVSLDAKDHDYASFVQLSETQMNGMKSKIQRQERVYQEELDRAHDAHVEIIVLKKCLQEWLEKSSSLVAENQSLKQAAHLLEKLVSELEQENIGKQVQIDSSVDCIKVLRTGIYQVLMKLEIIPGFGSGDENSQDQKNIHEILSRLGEMQAMLLKIQRENHQGTIENLVLVEFLRQLKLEAVGIATGKKVLEKELESERSQILLLQDEIQKLINMNGELTTKVNQGVDREEVLKVEVEDVHRQSAIENLVLVEFIKQLKSEAVGIATEKETLEEELESHRYQLSFSRDETKKLTYMIGELTTKINQGVNREKVLKVEVDQGVNREEILKVEIEDLHRQSAIENLVLVELLHQLKSEVVGIATEKKNLEEELESQRYQLSFLRDETKNLSHMIEELTTKVNQGVDREEVLKVEVDDLHRQSAIENLVLVEFLRSQAVGIAAEKRALEEELQSQLCETKKLSHMIEELTTKVNQGFNREEVLKVEVDDMHMHSAIENLVLVEFLQQLRSEAAGIATEKSVLEEELESHRDQLSFSRNESKNLSHMNGELTTKVNQGINREEVLKVEIEDLHRQSAIEKLVHVEFLHQHKSETVSIAAEKKNLEEELESKSSQLSLLRDEAKNLSHMIEELTTKVNQGVYREEVLKVENEDLQMLSAIENLVLVEFIRSHAVGIATEKRTLEQELQSQLYLLSFSQEETKKLSHMIEELTTKVNQGVNREEVLKVEVDDMHMQSAIENLVLVEFLQQLKSEAVGIATEKKNLEEELESQLYLLSLSQDETKKLSHMIEKSTTKVNQGVRREEVLKVENEDLQMLSAIKNLILVESLCQLKSEVVCIATEKKLLEEELESQRSMLSLSRDETQKLIYMNGELTTKIKQGVNREEALKVEIEDVHRQVLQLRNDYATLQGENHKTLDEKTYLTKSTLRLEEEKRKLEEDISLLLSETIYQSNLIILLEDLVLEKLSEAVKLNEDLDRLEEEVREVGDKLTSRETENLQLEGLLEKADAELLSARSANDQLEHEIADVKDELVQKEKELLEAMLMISIVKSEKSELSKAVEDLECRYKETKSIEEDKDRQVLKLQGDYEEQVKKTGHANEANLKLEADLLNLLMELDGIKAEKEKLNQELCKEKNEVELWESQASTLFGDLQISAVQETLLESLTYELAEAYNNLENRCTLKDVEIDQLNQELSKEKKDVELWESQASTLFGDLQILVVHKTLLEGLVHELAEAYNNLESRCTRKDVEIDQLKGRVNNLEDANKEQEDVMSKYFQAIILLKESMDSLEKHIDMPHALEDEPAKDTASTVDNKEGFLKLEEMCLRIKAIEEAFLTKKLAMEELKTSARRSRRRSGSLRKQNHESEMITKDIVLDQVSDCSSYGISKRDILKIEDDHSFEVQTGKSLSEESLVVDKLEISDRFTDPNKEVNKRKVLERLHSDLQKLSNLHIAVEDLKSKVEREERSEKGKEDEYEAVKGQIHEAEEALEKLLSVNRKLVTKVISGFEISDGSKSSVDLDEDERSRRRRISEQARRGSEKIGRLQFEIQRLQFLLLKLEGEREDRAKAKTSDSKTRTLLKDYIYGGVRGERRKRIKKRFAFCGCVQQPPPSP